The window CCTCCAGATTTGGAAAATATCTTTCTACCTCCTGTAGAAGATGAATTTTCTGTATCTACTGCCATTGCCTCCATTTTGAGGGAGTTAGAAAGTGTTTTGGATGAAAGTTGTCCACAAGGTGTTCAACGACCTTTGGTCACGCAGGATCCTGAAGCCAAGGCAGAGCCTGTCAACCAAGTCAACAGCCATGAGCCTTTTAAGGAAGAaatctttaataataattctaGCCCCATGGGAGATAGTCAAGACATCGAATTATTAAGACAGATAATGATAGCTGCAGCCTGTTCTGAAAACctccctgcatctgctccagttGCCCTACCTGAGCTTCCACTTATGGACACTTCTTCTGTCTTGGAACCGGCACCCATTCCATCCACCTCACACGCTAATGCTGAAACACCAGAAGATATGGACACTTCCAGTCCTGAACCGATGGAGCCTCAAGTTCCGACGGGGAACTGTTCAACTATTGCAACTGAAGATCTCAAACCTTCAGAACCTGTCTTTGGTAGTTTCGAGATCCTGCGTTCTAGTTATCTTAATGATATCTCCTTTGATGACCCTTTTTCGGACATTGACACTTCTGTATTTGAACGAGAATCTCAGTCTGTAGGCCCCTCCAGCACTCGTTTGTCTGCATCAGAAGACCTTTGGTTTCCTTCCTATTGTAGCGCTCCATCTTACAGTGGTAGCCAAGGCAAGCGGGAAAATAATGACCTTGATAACAGTTTTGAAATCCTTGTTGGCTCCTGACATCTTCTTAAAGCAAGacttaagtttttgtttttgatgggccagtataaaacatttctgaactGGAAAAACTTTTGAGATTTTGCATATTTGCACAAAACAATATGCTGTCCTTTTGCTGGTTATCTTGCATTTATTGTAAGAATGGTGCCTACAAACCAGTAACTAGAGGTGTTCAGTGTTTACAGAAGCAGTATTTACCTTGATAAGACTTGTTATGACTGATCCACTGGTGCATAttgcttcctatttttttttattagaattttaataCCATAATGTATTATAGGGATTTGAGTTGCTAGTGTGTTCAAGGGACGGGCAACTGGCAATGTCTTCTGTGAAGAATGTATTTtagttgattttattattatgttcaaTATGCAGATTGCCTGTCAAAACGGAGTTGCACCCCCTTTTTTCACTTCAGGTGCTACATAGCCACTTTACTGGGGTTGGAGGTAACTTGGTCTTCCGTTTCTTGATACACATCTCACAGCTAGCTTACCAGTCGgctatttcaattttttatttatttattttcttttttcaaatttagATGCTTTCTGTGCTCATCTCCCTTCTGTAAACCGTCATGAGGAGTGTCCCATTATTGCTAGGCGTTAGGAAATTGTAAGTTATCTGCTTGTAATATTAATTTCATCAGCAGAATCTCAGGTCTTGATTTCCATATGTTCATGTCTCTTTGTGTGCATTTGATATGAAAAATCATATGAAGACAGAAAGTAGTTTGGTCCATTTTGGTGTGgactattttaaatatatgtgataTACCTCTCTATTCCTCAGTGCAGTGATGAATTGTTCAATGGACTGCATCCCGGTGAATATTCAGATTCAAAATGGCTACCTGTAGGTCGTTCAGGTTACACCACCACTGGAAAGTGCTTGGAGTTTGATAAAACCACCAACAGATGAGGAACTCATCCATAAATGAGTTGGATCAAATGCAGTAACGGATGTTACCCACACATTGTTGGCTGACATAACTTTACTAAACTGATCTCTCACTGTGGCCCTGATGTATtagagttctccaaggctgtagagaatacactttcaacagtgaagctgggtgatccaacaaacctggaatggatctggtctagaattgaaaacatttgctagcaaatgtctttccaggtttgctggatcacccagcttcactgttgaaagtgtattctctccagcattggagaactcTAATAAATCGGGGCCTAAAGGTTACTGTTCATCAACTTTGCTATTTGCACAGTTTTGGTCCCAAGGGACACTCGAAAAATGGGATTCCTCACACGTATGTAAGCATTGCTTATAATATATGCTTATAACatataatatgctttaaaaatgacAAGAAAATTCACCTGGCAAATACAAATATCTTTtcaggtaaaatgtattttcatatttttaaagaatataaaggaGCCATTTCATTTTGCAcagtttgttttgaaaaaaaactgttatttaatgtatatattgtgtaacaaaaatctatgcaaaaaattattgctatatattttttgtttttctatttaagaaaaaataaatgattttgaaataaaGAAGTTCTGGTTACTTAggacttggggggggggggggtgtgtgaaataaatatatatattatataaatacagatatatattatataaatacagatatgaCCTTTCAGCTTCCTGGCTAATCGAATACACAGCTTGGTAATTGggggaatgctaaaaaaaaattgtagtttcacaaaaggtaaaaataaaatgtctgcattGACAATAATGTGTAAAGTAGATTAGGTGCTccactattatttatatatatatatttgatattcgTAACCATAACTGCTCCAAATCAGGGTTATTCAGTCTCACTCCTTTGAACGTCTGGTTAGGCAGCCTACAAGGTCATATCCGATCATCTCTAGTGCAATTCATCCCTAGTGCAAGCGCttaaattattattcagtatttttataacgccaacatattacgcagcgcttcacaaagttttgtctctagctgtccctcaatatttttttttttgtgggaaggatggatgagtctggctgcaacatttgTTAGACTTTTGTAGTTGGAAGGGGTCTttcatacagcgccattctgtgcTCTATGAATAGGTGGGAGAACGAGCAAAAGGCAGCCACTgcaccctctccccttcacttgtattgtagttgctcgtcgttcatggatccaccaggacggatccattacCAACCTCtgatggctgctgtacacacgtcagattctcttccaatactagccctgaagcaacATATATAATCGAGCGAGAATCTTTAAATGTGTGTACTGTACTTTACTGTACAGTGTGTACTGTAAAGTCAACACTGTAATGTAAATGTTCATACAGCTTTTATAATTTaggcatttataaagatgttttaaaccagcgttcaccaaccggtggtctgtaaggaaactttggtggtccacaggTCTGGCTGGTACACCCTCCACGGgattaggagaaggaccccgctcgggggacgcaccggccagagccgcggaacataTCCCCCgcacagatcccaggctcaggcaAGTGAGCGGGTTGATTCCAGAGTCACAACCTTGGATCTTAGAGTCACAGGCTTAGATCTGCAAGGAgagagtgggcggattctggcataatgacatcactctgggggaagtttcttctttgAGTGACagccggctccccgtgcatgcacggtctggagccggcaaatttagtggtctgccggtctgaaaaggttggagaccactgtttTAAAccaaggtattattattaataatagtaaaaacaggatttatatagcgccaacatattatgcaatgctgcacattaaataggggttgcaaatgacaggtgaatacagacggtgacacaggaggagaggaccctgcccagaagagcttacaatctaggaggaggggaaagAGAAGAGATAGAATAGGGAAAAACGCCTCCCAGATGCCCCAAAACACCCATTGGTGTCAATAGGGGCATTTGTGggcattttaaagtgtttttaattcttttcatgTCCATGAAAGACAAAGATGAAATTCTTATATATAAtgatgtatttcttttaataatactTATACCTCTAATACATATTATAGAAAGTAGAAGGAAAAAATAGTATATGACAGTAATAATACGGGTCAAATTTATTGTTTTGGCAGCTTTTTGATTATTTATA is drawn from Pyxicephalus adspersus chromosome Z, UCB_Pads_2.0, whole genome shotgun sequence and contains these coding sequences:
- the LOC140343804 gene encoding SERTA domain-containing protein 2-like, with translation MPTRGIKRKFSDWEGSELEGHLSFQTDSYSFYRQALLNMSLEKFNKGRTMLEPSLRRYVLIANTLRIIQEDIHHENPCPPMDNGIPATCDLPTGNVISSLLPPDLENIFLPPVEDEFSVSTAIASILRELESVLDESCPQGVQRPLVTQDPEAKAEPVNQVNSHEPFKEEIFNNNSSPMGDSQDIELLRQIMIAAACSENLPASAPVALPELPLMDTSSVLEPAPIPSTSHANAETPEDMDTSSPEPMEPQVPTGNCSTIATEDLKPSEPVFGSFEILRSSYLNDISFDDPFSDIDTSVFERESQSVGPSSTRLSASEDLWFPSYCSAPSYSGSQGKRENNDLDNSFEILVGS